The following proteins are encoded in a genomic region of Amphiura filiformis chromosome 18, Afil_fr2py, whole genome shotgun sequence:
- the LOC140139167 gene encoding TNF receptor-associated factor 3-like, with product MCARIYLNGDGMGKGTHLSLFFVVMKGQYDNILRWPFRQKVTFMMVDQGNREHVVDAFRPDPTSSSFKKPTHEMNIASGCPLFVALNLLENGNFAYVKDDCLFVKVIVDVSDLERI from the coding sequence ATGTGCGCTCGCATATACCTTAATGGTGATGGCATGGGCAAAGGCACTCACTTGTCATTGTTCTTTGTTGTCATGAAAGGGCAATATGATAACATCCTTCGCTGGCCATTCAGGCAGAAGGTGACCTTCATGATGGTAGACCAAGGCAACAGAGAACATGTTGTTGATGCTTTTAGACCAGATCCAACATCATCATCTTTTAAGAAACCAACCCATGAAATGAACATTGCAAGTGGCTGTCCTTTGTTTGTGGCGCTCAACCTTCTTGAGAATGGCAACTTTGCTTATGTCAAAGACGACTGCCTCTTTGTGAAAGTCATTGTTGATGTGTCAGATTTGGAAAGAATCTGA